A single region of the Bacteroidota bacterium genome encodes:
- a CDS encoding 3'-5' exonuclease, translating to MKNTFTAIDFETAHGKRWSICQVGLVRVENGIITDKLSILVQPPDNFYFYRNTEIHGITPQQTRHSPTFDGVWGQLEPYIKEQDVIAHNGFAFDFNCLEHTLAYYDIAKPQYKGYCTYKIYKANLASLCKQYNIPLNHHDALSDAMACARLYEMHIAATNYK from the coding sequence ATGAAAAATACATTTACTGCAATAGATTTTGAAACGGCACATGGAAAAAGATGGAGCATTTGTCAAGTGGGCTTGGTACGTGTTGAAAATGGAATTATTACCGACAAATTATCAATTTTAGTGCAGCCGCCTGATAATTTTTATTTCTATAGAAACACAGAAATTCATGGTATTACCCCTCAGCAAACACGGCATTCACCAACCTTCGATGGTGTATGGGGGCAGCTAGAACCCTATATTAAAGAACAAGACGTAATAGCTCACAATGGTTTTGCATTCGACTTTAATTGTTTAGAACATACACTTGCCTATTATGATATCGCCAAACCACAGTATAAAGGATATTGTACCTATAAAATATATAAGGCTAACTTAGCTTCGCTATGCAAGCAATACAATATTCCTTTAAATCATCATGATGCACTGAGTGATGCGATGGCTTGTGCGAGGTTATATGAGATGCATATTGCCGCTACAAATTATAAATAA
- a CDS encoding MIP family channel protein: MKKYLAEFIGTFALIFCGTGAIIINQETNGTIGHIGIAFTFGLIVIAMIYSFGHVSGAHINPTVTLGLWLAKRFKGKEILPYISMQILGGITASILLKFLFPNNINLGATLPAGSEMQSFILELILTFILMLVILYSTEESNHVNHFAGLAIGGTVLLEALFAGPICGASMNPARSLAPALVSGNFTSLWLYIIAPVLGALLASGVRRLRVI; the protein is encoded by the coding sequence ATGAAAAAATATCTAGCAGAATTTATTGGAACATTTGCCCTAATCTTTTGTGGAACGGGTGCCATTATTATTAACCAAGAAACCAATGGAACTATTGGCCACATTGGCATTGCCTTTACTTTCGGATTGATTGTAATCGCTATGATATATAGTTTTGGCCATGTAAGCGGAGCACATATAAACCCAACAGTAACTTTGGGCTTGTGGCTTGCAAAAAGATTTAAAGGCAAAGAAATTCTTCCTTATATAAGTATGCAAATACTCGGTGGAATTACGGCAAGTATATTGTTAAAATTTTTATTCCCCAATAATATAAACTTAGGAGCAACTTTACCCGCAGGAAGTGAAATGCAATCTTTTATACTAGAACTAATACTTACTTTTATATTGATGTTGGTTATATTATATAGTACCGAAGAAAGTAACCATGTCAATCATTTTGCAGGCTTGGCAATTGGCGGAACGGTATTATTGGAAGCTCTGTTTGCGGGCCCTATTTGTGGAGCATCCATGAACCCTGCCCGCAGCCTAGCACCTGCATTGGTTTCGGGAAATTTTACTTCGTTGTGGTTATATATAATTGCTCCGGTTTTGGGTGCTTTGTTGGCGAGTGGGGTGAGAAGGTTGAGGGTTATTTAA
- a CDS encoding arsenate reductase ArsC: MKNILVLCTGNSCRSQIAEGYLKHFAKAKANIYSAGVETHGVNPTAIATMLEDGIDLSNHTSNNVDEYATIKFDYIITVCDNAKERCPYIPSDAKRFHYNFPDPAKATGTEDEIKAQFAEVRELIKVYCQKFVETNL; this comes from the coding sequence ATGAAAAACATTTTAGTACTCTGCACCGGCAATAGCTGCCGTAGCCAAATAGCAGAAGGTTATCTCAAACATTTTGCAAAGGCAAAAGCCAATATATATAGTGCGGGAGTGGAAACACATGGCGTAAATCCCACAGCAATTGCTACCATGCTTGAAGACGGAATTGACCTATCAAATCATACTTCAAATAATGTAGATGAATATGCAACTATTAAATTCGATTATATTATAACCGTATGCGATAATGCCAAAGAACGTTGCCCCTACATTCCTAGCGATGCAAAAAGATTTCATTATAATTTTCCCGATCCGGCAAAAGCAACAGGCACTGAAGACGAAATAAAAGCACAATTTGCCGAAGTACGTGAACTCATAAAAGTATATTGCCAAAAATTTGTAGAAACTAATTTATGA
- a CDS encoding DUF6428 family protein, translating to MKLSELKNHLSNITTLNVIQPNGKQVPSHFHITEVGLTTKHFIDCGGDIHTDKYANIQIWVADDIDHRLKPSKFIHIIDLSEKVLSGEDLEIEVEYQNETIGIYGLDVDGENFKLTTKHTDCLAKAKCNLPQPKQKLQLVNLAANDESCCTPGGACC from the coding sequence ATGAAACTATCAGAATTAAAAAATCATCTAAGTAATATAACTACTTTAAATGTTATACAGCCGAATGGAAAACAAGTGCCATCGCATTTCCATATCACAGAAGTCGGACTCACCACGAAACATTTTATCGATTGCGGTGGCGATATACATACCGACAAATATGCCAATATCCAAATATGGGTTGCCGATGATATTGACCACCGATTAAAACCCTCTAAATTTATACATATTATAGATTTGTCTGAAAAGGTTTTGAGTGGTGAAGATTTAGAAATTGAAGTTGAATATCAAAACGAAACCATTGGTATATATGGCTTGGACGTGGATGGAGAAAACTTTAAACTAACTACTAAGCATACAGATTGTTTAGCTAAAGCTAAATGTAATTTACCTCAGCCAAAACAAAAATTACAATTAGTCAATCTTGCAGCAAATGATGAAAGTTGTTGCACTCCCGGAGGAGCTTGCTGTTAA
- a CDS encoding metalloregulator ArsR/SmtB family transcription factor has protein sequence MGISKTENFTKKQNDTAVLLKALAHPARIAIVEYLIKVDACICGDIVNELPLAQATVSQHLRELKTAGIIKGTIEGNAICYCIDGKVWDKIQVFFAGVSTKLEKKNNKCC, from the coding sequence ATGGGTATTAGTAAAACCGAAAATTTCACCAAAAAACAAAACGATACTGCGGTATTGTTAAAAGCACTCGCACACCCTGCACGTATTGCTATTGTAGAGTATTTAATAAAAGTAGATGCTTGCATTTGTGGCGATATCGTAAATGAGTTGCCCTTGGCACAAGCTACAGTATCACAGCATTTGCGTGAATTAAAAACTGCAGGGATTATAAAAGGCACCATAGAAGGCAATGCGATTTGTTATTGTATTGATGGAAAAGTTTGGGATAAAATACAGGTATTTTTTGCGGGTGTATCCACTAAATTAGAAAAGAAAAATAATAAATGCTGTTAA